The genomic interval GAAAATTCGCATCTATCCAAATCCAAGCTAATGGCAATTTTACTATTGAATTGCGGCATTCAGCAATTACTGGAATGAAATTCCGCATCATAGATTTAACTGGAAGAAATGTTTTTGAACAACAAGTAATTGCGGGCAATCCAATACAAAATATTAATGCAAGCTCATTAAGATCAGGATTTTATTTTTTAAAATTAATTTCTGATGAGAAGGTCATTGCCATCGAAAAATTAATAAAGGAATAAATCCAAATTTGGAATATAATCCATTTTTATAGAGATTTGCTTTCAAGTTAAATTAATAAATTAGAACATGATTGGGGTGCGAATACCTGGAGATAATAGCCTTTAGAGGAATTCGTAAATTTA from Saprospiraceae bacterium carries:
- a CDS encoding T9SS type A sorting domain-containing protein; the protein is MRHSAITGMKFRIIDLTGRNVFEQQVIAGNPIQNINASSLRSGFYFLKLISDEKVIAIEKLIKE